Sequence from the Bryobacteraceae bacterium genome:
GACGGGAATGAACGGCGAGGTCTCACGCGGGTCATAGGTGCCGATACCGTTGCCGGTGGGCGAACCTACGTGAGCGCCGCAGACGCCCGAAATGATCGGCTGGCCGATGGCCTGAGGCAGCGGCGGAACCGAATACGGCGCGGTGCTGACGTTGCCGCAGGGGTGCTGCAGGCCGGGGGCCGGCTCGTCGACGAACAACATGGCTTCGGTGAAGTCATTGTTGCCGCTCGCGAGCAGGCGGCTGGTAACGTTGACCGACGGCTGCGTGAAGATCTGAATGTTCACCTGACGGAGAACTTCGGTCGGCCCATTGGGGGTACCGCCGTTACAAATGATCAACACGTCACCGACGAGTTCCGCCACACCTTCCGCGCGGATCGACGGCGTTCCGGCCGCCTGCGCGGTACAGCTTAGCGGAGTGATGACCTGGCCGAATGCCGAACCCGCTCCGAGAGCGAGAACCGCAAGCGCCAGAAACGACTTGCGAAAATCAAGCATTTCCTTCTCCTTGTGCAATCTGAGAATTTGAATTGTGGGAAGTCTCTATCAACCTGAGCCTCAAAATCCCGCTCGAACAGAAGGTTTTGAAGACTCGGATGCAAACTGGGAGAAGGATTCAGTACCGGTGAGCACTCGGTCCGTTCCCTGGCTTGCTGTCCGACTACGTTTCGCACCTGCTTGAGTCAACTCTGTTTTTATGTTCTTGTTCTTATCGTTTTGTGCTCTCGGGCTTCATGGGTAATGAATGCCAGTTCTAAAACTTCGGACGCAGTCAAACTATTTGTAGCACTCCAGGTCTACTCTGTCAAGCATCATCTTCCGCGATGTCAAGCAGTTAGCCCCTGCGGCACCCATTGGCCACGGTCTTGGTGCGCAGAGCGACACCAAAAAGGCATTGAACCATGCGTACGGGGCTTTGTCAACAGTTTCGGCATCGAAAGTACTATTTTTCTCATTGGATCGCCACGAGCACCGCGTTCGACTGCGCTTGTCCTTGCTCGAGAACCATCCTAACCGCCAAGCCTGGCGGCAGGTCTTCCGGCACAATTAGATTAATTTGGTTCAACCCCGGGAAGCCTGGAGCAGCGCCCGCGAAGGTAGTCGAAACCCTTCGGCCGCCGAGATTGACGACTACCGGCTCGGCAACCACCTGGAGATTGCCCTGGGGGCGCAGTGAGCCCAAGCCAGTCGCATAGACCACGAGCGCCTGGCCGCGTAGCGCCGGATTCCCAACACTATTAATGGAGCCAGTCTGGTTCAGGATGGCCCCCCGTCCGGCCCCGAGTTCGAAAATCCCGGGCGCCGTCGCACTGATCATGATGTCCGCCGTTCTCTCCCCGTATGGGGAACGAATCGTGAGGCGGTGTTGCCCCGGCGGCGCGTCGGCCGGAAGAACCAGGTTCAGTTGGAACGCCGTCGCCGAGAAGACCGTGGCCGCAGAGCCGTCGAGAAATGCCTCAGCCCCTGCCCCGGCCGCCGAAAGGCCGCTACCGAAAATCGTCGCGAGCGATCCGGGAGCCAGTGCCGGGGCGAAGCTAGCCGAGTTCACGGCGGTCGACGCCTGAAAGTCCAGGGTCAACGGCGAGACGGTCCAGTTGGAGGCTGGCCGTGTGAGCCGGAAGGCGGCTGGGGGCCGGGCCCGGGATTCGAAGCGGCCGGCGACGGTGCCAAGATCGGATACCAGGAACTGCGATTCGGAGGCGAAGTCGAGCTGGTAGGCGGGCTGTTGTCCGTCGCAATAAGAGAATCGAACCCGCTGCGAGACGCTGGCGGTTGGGCCGGCAGCGCTGAGCGCGATATCGGGCCAAGCGGCGGTGAATCCGCACGGGCCGGACGGCGCCGACACGGCTGCGGGGTTGGCCGCCTCCGAAGCGGCCGGCTCAGTGGACGAGACCAGAAAGCCGAGCGCCGAAGGCGCGCCGCCGGCCAGGCGGATCGCTCCGGCGAGCGTAGCTTGAAGCGGACGGCCATTGAGACTGAGTCCGGAGAGATAATCGGCAAGCACGGACCGGCTCAGGGCGGGATTGGGATCGTGGACGACAATGCCGCCGTCGGCGGCCACTCCGATCGCAACCAGGAAATGGGAACCAGCGAGCGTCTCACCGGAGCGCATTTCGAGGGCAAGGAGCACCGGCACGTCCTGCGCGAGCGCATCGCGGACAGCTTCCGCGGAGGGATTCACGGGAACAAGATCCAGCGCGCCGTTGACGAACGAGGCCAGCCGCCATGGGTTCAGATTGACCTCCGCCGCGCCGGGCGGAGCGAAAAAGCCGTCGCAAACCTGCGCGCCTTCGCTGTCGAACAGGCACAGGTCCTTCAGAAACGTGTTGAGCAGCAGCGGGTCGGCCGGGCCGTTTGGCATTCCGAGCAGGCCGCGATCCTGGAGATACCGCACCATCGATGCCGTTGCGACCAGGAGCGCCCCCCGCTGCGCGATGGTGGCGGTTTCGTTGCCGAGCTTGGCGTCCCCGGTAGTGCCGGCCTGGGTGAAACGCGGATAGTCGAGCAGTGTCTTGGCCTGCGCGCGGGCGCTGAAAGTGACCACCTGGCGGCCGGCTTCCGCGGTGGCAAGGGCGGGCAGTTCGGCGAGCGGAAGCCGGAGGTAGGCTTGCGCCTCGCCGCGTTCGTCGGTCACGGTCTGCGCCTGCTCGATTTGCGCCCCGGGCGAGGGATTGAATCGGACCGCCACGCCAGCTAACGGCACTCCGTTTTCGTCCTTCACCGCGATTCGGAAGGGCTGCGCCAGACGCGCGCCGGGAAGCCCCGTCTGCAGGTCGCCGCGGATCTTCGTCACCTGGGCGAGAGTCTCCGAAGTCGCCGTCACGATGTAGGAGCCGGCCGCGATGGCCGTGCCTTCGACATGCGCTGCCCGCAACTGCACCACGCCCGATGGCGTGTTGGCGGGAACATAGATCTCCCATGCGAACGCACCGGTTTCCGTGGAGACGACGAAGTCCGGTTGGGCGCCGGCTTTGATTCGAAGCGTGGCGCCGGCGGGAAAGCCGCCGGCGGCGATGCGGACGCGGGCGCCTGCCGAGACGGAGCCCGGGGTGGCGGAGATCCGCGGCCGGCGGTCGGCCTCGCGGGCCTCGGCGGCCGATGCCCCGGGCGCGTATTCGATCACGGCGCCTTCGAATTCCTGGCGGCGCAATCCGCTGATCGAGAACTCCTCGCCGGCCGGAAGCCCGTACTTACCGCCCGGGCCGCCGGCTGAATCGTAGGCGGCGAGGATCAGGCCCGAGACGAGGAACGCCTTGCCGTTGTTGGAGCCGGTCCGGTGGGCGACGATGGAGCCGCCGGTGAAACGTTGGACGTCGCCGAGCGTGGCCTGGAAGCTGAGCACTTCGCGGGCGGCGGCGGTGGGGAGCCCGGCCGGTCCGGTCTCATAGTTCTGGGCGGCCCAGCGCGTGAGGACGCCACCGGAGACTAACTGCGCGGGATCGCCGCCGAGCGCGCCGTTTTCAAATATCTGACGGCCTTGCGCAGTAGGGTCGCTGATCGGGTAGCCAAGCGAACCGGCCGGTCCGCCGAGCTCGATGTAGCGCGCGAGCAGCGGACCGGTGACGACGAAGGCGCGCGCCTGCGAATCGGGCTTCGCAAGCAGGTAGCGGACGTTCGGATCGGACGCCGAGGTGGTTTCTTGGACGAGTCCGTTGCCGACACGACGGACGGGAGCCGGGGCAGGCGCCTGGACGTTGAGCCGGTTGCGCGTCACGGCGTCGAGAAACGCCTGTTCCGCCTGTGCGTTGGGCGAGCCCTCGCCGATCTGACAGCAAGGCGCGTTCACGAAATAGGTGATGCCACGGCTGGTCTTGCCCTCGCTGATCGCAGTGATCGTGGCGGCGCCGCCGCCGACGGCGCGGATCGTGGCCGTCGCGCCGGCAGGTTGAATGGCAAGCACGCGGGCGTTGGAAGTGGACCACGTAATGACGCGGCCGTCGAGCGAGGCTCCGGTGGCGGCGAACGTCTGCGCCTCGAGGCGGAACGTGTCGCCGAGGTTGACCCGCTGCACGACGTCGGAACTCCGGATGGTCACCGAGGCCACCGGGAGGCGCAGCACCGGCGCGCCACCGGGCTCGTACTCGATGACGCCGCCCTCGAACACCTGGCGGCGCTTGCCGTCGGGCTGGCGGCTTTCGTCGGCGGTGGGCAGCCCGAGAAACCCCTTCTCGCCGGAACTGGAGTTGTAGAGATCGAGAATCGGCTGCTGGACGGCGACGATCCGGCCTTCGAGCGTGCCGGAGGTGATGTTGAACACGATCCCGGCGGCGAATCGCTGCAACGTCGCGGTGACCGAGGTGCCCGCCCCCGACGTCACGGTCTCTTCGGCGGCCGTGGCCGGCCCAAGTCCGCCGATGCCGCCCGTGGACCGCCACTTGGTGAAGAACGGGTCCTTCGCGCTGACGGCGGCGCCGTCGAGCGTCGATTGGGCGTAAGCGAAGATGGCGTAATTCGCGCTGAAGATCTGGAACGTACAGGCGCGTCCGCCGAATACGGGGCAGTTGTTCGTGTCGGTGGTCGGGTAGCCGGCGGTGTTGGGCCCTATGCTCGTGTACGCCGAATAGACGCGGGGAAAGACCTGGAGCACCGAGTTGGAGCCTTCGGTGACGGTGTCGGAGGTGGAGCCGCGCACCAGTGCGTACTTGTTGGTCTCGTTCCCGGCGGCGTCGGCGAACTCCTGGACCAGCCCCGAGGAGCCGAGCCGGCGCACGTTGCCGAGCGGCGGCAGAGACACCAGGGTCTGGAACCCGTTGCGGAAGTACGCACGGACGAATTCCTGCCGGATGAGTTCGCTCACCGGACCGGTACCGACATCAACGGCCTGCGGCCAGACCGAAAAGGACAGGGCGAGCCCCACCACCACTGTGCGGACGGATCTCATGCTAGTCGAAGGACTATCTTAGTGAACCCACGGGCGCTTCGGCGAGTTGCGCGCGATCAGGCGCCATAAGTGAGTCCGGCGCCCGGGCCCACCGGGATACCAAGCGCTATCCAGGCGGCGAACAGAACCGTCCATGCGGCGAGGAAGACGAGCGTGTAAGGGAGCATGGTGGCCACCACGGTGCCGATCCCGGCGTCCGGTTTGTACTTCTGGGCGAACGCGATGATCAGCGCGAAGTAGGACATCATCGGGGTGACAATGTTCGTGGTGGAGTCGCCGATGCGGTAGGCGGTTTGGGTTAGTTCCGGCGAGTAGCCGAGCAGCATCAGCATCGGGATGAACACCGGGGCAAGGATCGCCCATTTCGCCGAAGCCGAGCCCATGAACAGGTTGAGGAACGCCGAGGCGGCGATGAAGGCGAGCAGCAGGGGCAGCCCGGTGAGTCCGATCGATTTGAGGAAACCGGCTCCGTGGATGGCGAGGATCACCCCGAGGTTGGTCCAGCCGAAGAACGCCACGAACTGCGCAGCGAAGAAGACGAGCACGATGTAGACGCCGAGCGTGGAGACGGTTTTGCCCATGGCGTTCATCACGTCAGCGTCGCTGCGGATGGCGCCGGCGGCGATTCCGTATGCGAGGCCGGGAATGAGGAAGGCGAGGAAGATCACCGCCACGATCCCGTGCAGAAAGGGCGAGTTGAGCAGGCCGCCCGTGGCGGGATCGCGGAGGACGGCGCCCTCTGGGATCACGGCGACGCACATCACGGCGGCGAAAGCGACGGCGGCAGATCCGGCGGCTTTGAGCCCGAGCTTCTCGCGCCAGGCAAGCGGCGCCATCGGCAGCGATTCCGGCGCACCGTCCCCGTTGTAGGCGCCGAGGCGCGGCTCGACGATCCGTTCGGTGACGAAGTAGCCGGCGATGGTGATCAGGAAGGTCGAAGCGGTCATGAAGTAATAGTTGGCGGCGGGATTCACCGTGTAGCCCGGCTCGATGAGACGGGCGGCTTCGGTGGAGAGGCCGGCAAGCAGCGGGTCCACGGTGCCGAGGACGAGGTTGGCGCTGTAGCCTCCCGAGACCCCGGCGAAGGC
This genomic interval carries:
- a CDS encoding AbgT family transporter; this encodes MYRFLDFVERTGNRLPHPATLFAMLAGIVLMVSWLAAGASAVHPSTGKTIGAVNLLNGDGIRRIVTSLVTNFTGFVPLGTVLVAMLGVAVAEGSGLLGALLRALVLSAPPRILTFVIVFAGVLSNAASEAGYVILVPLAAVVFLAAGRHPLAGLAAAFAGVSGGYSANLVLGTVDPLLAGLSTEAARLIEPGYTVNPAANYYFMTASTFLITIAGYFVTERIVEPRLGAYNGDGAPESLPMAPLAWREKLGLKAAGSAAVAFAAVMCVAVIPEGAVLRDPATGGLLNSPFLHGIVAVIFLAFLIPGLAYGIAAGAIRSDADVMNAMGKTVSTLGVYIVLVFFAAQFVAFFGWTNLGVILAIHGAGFLKSIGLTGLPLLLAFIAASAFLNLFMGSASAKWAILAPVFIPMLMLLGYSPELTQTAYRIGDSTTNIVTPMMSYFALIIAFAQKYKPDAGIGTVVATMLPYTLVFLAAWTVLFAAWIALGIPVGPGAGLTYGA